The following proteins come from a genomic window of Sinorhizobium fredii NGR234:
- a CDS encoding aldehyde dehydrogenase family protein — protein MTTVLINGAWEVGENAGLPVVDPATEREICSVPSASEDQVRRAVEAAAAAQPAWAALEPWRRADALRAMAACLSQNRQELAELISAEVGKPLRKAGEDVDNAAVYLDYMAQWDRRIEGEIVPADNRDETILLTRVPVGVVAAITAWNYPLDLFIRKAAPALLTGNTMVVKPTEVTPLATIRAIELISEQKCVPDGVLNLVTGGGAVGARLCAHPLVNMITMTGHRDTGKRIMAGAAMTLARVSLELGGSAPAIVWKDADLDLAADAIAFASFENSGQVCTSSERILVHRDVHDDFVERLVERANRLKVGGARENVDLGPLVNRVQFQKVSEAIDVARAEGGTLRCGGHGLPSLPATGYWVRPTVMTDVTPEMSIFKDETFGPIAPVIRIDSFEEAIRLANATRYGLSAFLFSNDYRLIMRAQSELRFGEIYVNRTMGEALQGFHNGHQESGIGGEDGKHGVLKYTQIRTVYHRYG, from the coding sequence TTGACGACCGTTCTGATCAACGGCGCTTGGGAAGTCGGCGAGAACGCCGGCCTGCCCGTGGTCGATCCGGCGACCGAGCGCGAAATCTGCAGCGTTCCGAGCGCCAGCGAGGACCAGGTGCGCCGCGCGGTCGAAGCCGCGGCTGCAGCACAGCCGGCCTGGGCGGCGCTCGAGCCCTGGCGACGGGCGGATGCGCTGCGCGCAATGGCCGCCTGCCTTTCGCAGAACAGGCAGGAGCTTGCCGAACTCATCAGTGCGGAAGTCGGCAAGCCGCTGCGCAAGGCGGGCGAGGATGTCGACAACGCGGCGGTCTATCTCGACTACATGGCCCAATGGGACCGGCGTATCGAGGGCGAGATCGTGCCTGCGGACAATCGCGACGAGACGATCCTCCTGACACGCGTACCGGTCGGCGTCGTTGCGGCGATCACCGCCTGGAACTATCCGCTGGATCTTTTCATCCGCAAGGCGGCACCGGCCCTCCTTACCGGCAACACCATGGTGGTGAAGCCGACCGAGGTCACCCCCCTTGCCACGATCCGGGCGATCGAGCTCATTTCCGAGCAGAAATGCGTGCCCGACGGCGTCCTGAACCTCGTCACCGGCGGCGGCGCGGTCGGCGCCCGGCTCTGCGCGCATCCGCTCGTCAACATGATCACGATGACCGGCCACCGCGACACCGGCAAGAGGATCATGGCCGGCGCCGCGATGACGCTCGCGCGTGTTTCGCTCGAGCTCGGCGGCAGTGCGCCGGCGATCGTCTGGAAGGACGCCGATCTCGACCTCGCCGCCGACGCCATCGCCTTTGCCAGCTTCGAGAACAGCGGCCAGGTCTGCACCTCGTCGGAGCGGATCCTGGTGCACCGGGACGTGCATGACGATTTCGTCGAGCGCCTGGTCGAACGCGCCAACCGCCTGAAGGTCGGCGGCGCGCGCGAGAACGTCGATCTCGGCCCGCTGGTCAACCGGGTCCAGTTCCAAAAGGTGTCCGAAGCGATCGACGTCGCCAGGGCAGAAGGCGGGACGTTGCGATGCGGCGGCCATGGTCTCCCCTCGCTGCCCGCGACCGGCTATTGGGTGCGGCCAACGGTGATGACCGACGTCACCCCGGAGATGTCGATCTTCAAGGATGAAACCTTCGGGCCGATCGCCCCGGTCATCCGCATCGACAGCTTCGAGGAGGCGATCCGCCTTGCCAACGCCACCCGCTACGGCCTATCCGCCTTCCTGTTCAGCAATGATTACCGGCTGATCATGCGCGCGCAGAGCGAGCTTCGTTTCGGGGAGATCTACGTCAACCGGACGATGGGCGAGGCGCTGCAGGGTTTTCACAACGGCCACCAGGAATCCGGCATCGGCGGCGAGGACGGCAAGCACGGCGTGCTGAAGTATACCCAGATCCGCACCGTCTACCATCGTTACGGCTAG
- a CDS encoding mandelate racemase/muconate lactonizing enzyme family protein codes for MKITGLETFCLAYQMPYPLTYPRGEYQSREAVLVKVHTDDPDIFGWGEAAMWGGPWATTTTVLEQQIQPLIVGHDPRRPEYLWEKVYQETYYHGRKGILLSCLSAVDIALWDILGKATGEPVWRLLGGFARPLRAYASSGYYRRDYSINDLAEDVAKARSTGYRGYKMKVGNIASAVHAGVLDETPHRVSIARDLARVRAARDALGGDLDLMCDATTSLDARTAMTYADEFERIGVRWFEEPTQPENIAGCAELARRTRIPIAGFETETNKFNFAAMMDAGAIQMVQPDVIQVGGITEARKIAAYAQMRHLGFSSKNYSTAVSLAACLNLLYALPNADYFECDMDPSPWREEFLRAPLFTFDGGMVEPFERPGLGLDIDEAALSAWRVSQ; via the coding sequence ATGAAGATTACCGGGCTTGAGACCTTCTGTCTGGCATACCAGATGCCTTATCCGCTGACCTACCCGCGCGGCGAATACCAGTCGCGCGAGGCGGTGCTGGTCAAGGTGCACACCGACGATCCCGACATTTTCGGTTGGGGCGAGGCGGCGATGTGGGGAGGCCCCTGGGCCACCACGACGACCGTGCTCGAACAACAGATCCAGCCGCTGATCGTCGGCCACGATCCGCGCCGTCCGGAATATCTGTGGGAGAAGGTCTATCAGGAGACATACTATCACGGCCGCAAGGGAATTCTGCTCTCCTGCCTGTCGGCCGTGGACATCGCGCTCTGGGACATTCTCGGCAAGGCAACGGGCGAGCCCGTGTGGCGCCTGCTGGGAGGGTTTGCGCGGCCGCTGCGCGCCTACGCCTCCTCGGGCTATTACCGCCGCGACTATTCGATCAACGACCTTGCCGAGGACGTCGCCAAGGCGCGGTCGACCGGCTATCGCGGCTACAAGATGAAGGTCGGCAATATCGCCTCGGCGGTGCATGCCGGCGTTCTCGACGAAACGCCGCATCGCGTTTCGATTGCCCGCGACCTCGCAAGAGTGCGTGCGGCACGCGACGCGCTGGGTGGCGACCTCGATCTGATGTGCGATGCGACGACCTCGCTCGATGCCCGCACCGCAATGACCTATGCCGACGAATTCGAGCGGATCGGCGTTCGCTGGTTCGAGGAGCCGACGCAGCCGGAGAACATTGCCGGCTGCGCCGAGCTCGCACGTCGGACCCGCATTCCGATCGCCGGCTTCGAAACCGAGACCAACAAGTTCAATTTTGCCGCGATGATGGATGCCGGCGCCATCCAGATGGTCCAGCCTGATGTCATTCAGGTCGGCGGCATTACCGAGGCACGCAAGATCGCCGCCTACGCGCAGATGCGCCACCTCGGCTTCTCCAGCAAGAACTACAGCACCGCCGTCAGTCTCGCGGCATGTCTCAACCTTCTCTACGCGCTGCCGAACGCTGACTACTTCGAGTGCGACATGGATCCGTCACCGTGGCGGGAAGAGTTCCTGCGCGCGCCGCTGTTCACATTCGACGGTGGCATGGTCGAACCCTTTGAACGGCCCGGCCTCGGGCTCGACATCGATGAAGCCGCATTGTCGGCATGGCGGGTATCCCAATGA
- a CDS encoding SDR family NAD(P)-dependent oxidoreductase, whose translation MTANTFDTTLFRGKVALVTGAAGGIGAAIAGAFADLGAHVIVQDIDAGRLSRRASELSRDDHKITAIGGDLSIPGTADTVFDRALATHDRVDFLVNNAGRSWGVATDQITAERTDELMELNFNSVLWLSKRFIAHARTHGEGGSIIQVSSTAGITGFQRRAVYCATKFGVIGLTKVLALDHARDNIRVNAILPHVVETDMFRTVATPQDAATWRAAIPMGRFAQVEDVANLAIFLCSPAASYLTGGLYPVDGGAMAGSFGGE comes from the coding sequence ATGACTGCAAATACATTCGACACGACACTTTTCCGTGGCAAGGTGGCCCTGGTGACCGGTGCTGCGGGCGGCATCGGCGCCGCGATCGCCGGCGCCTTCGCCGACCTCGGCGCTCATGTCATCGTCCAGGACATCGACGCAGGCCGGCTATCTCGACGCGCATCCGAGCTTTCCCGCGATGATCACAAAATAACCGCCATCGGCGGAGACCTTTCGATCCCCGGCACGGCGGACACGGTGTTCGACCGGGCGCTGGCCACCCATGATCGGGTGGATTTCCTGGTCAACAACGCCGGGCGCTCCTGGGGTGTCGCCACCGACCAGATCACCGCCGAGCGCACCGACGAACTGATGGAGCTGAACTTCAACAGCGTGCTCTGGCTGTCGAAACGCTTCATCGCCCACGCCCGGACGCACGGCGAGGGCGGCTCCATCATCCAGGTCTCCTCGACCGCCGGCATCACCGGCTTTCAGCGCCGGGCAGTCTACTGCGCCACGAAATTCGGCGTCATCGGGCTGACCAAAGTCCTGGCGCTCGACCACGCCCGCGACAATATCCGGGTCAATGCGATCCTGCCGCATGTCGTCGAGACCGACATGTTCCGCACGGTCGCAACCCCCCAGGACGCCGCCACATGGCGCGCCGCGATCCCGATGGGCCGCTTCGCGCAAGTGGAGGATGTCGCCAATCTTGCGATATTCCTTTGTTCACCGGCTGCGAGCTATCTAACAGGCGGGCTTTACCCGGTCGATGGCGGCGCCATGGCCGGATCCTTTGGAGGCGAATGA
- a CDS encoding HpcH/HpaI aldolase family protein, with protein sequence MTVIRMASRHTELAFWLMTPNENACEIASILGYGTVIIDMEHGTFEPSTAARSITIAKAFGMTVYTRVASAERVPIQHALDFGSDGVILPQIEGVEHARAATAFAKFPPLGVRGFGGGKTVNYMPAPRHFVEAENRRTKCWVMIETAQALEEVEKIAGLAAVDGLFIGPNDLSLARGRGEYLADGSDHDDITRIARAAQAHDKPWAMPVLSKLDRDLARSLNIAFMATTDDLTALRDGLAVGLQMVEEPR encoded by the coding sequence ATGACCGTAATACGCATGGCAAGCCGGCACACCGAACTCGCTTTCTGGCTGATGACACCGAACGAGAATGCCTGCGAGATCGCATCGATCCTCGGCTACGGCACTGTCATCATCGACATGGAGCACGGCACCTTCGAGCCCTCGACCGCGGCGCGCAGCATCACGATCGCCAAGGCTTTCGGCATGACCGTCTATACGCGCGTCGCCAGCGCCGAACGCGTCCCTATCCAGCATGCACTCGACTTCGGCAGCGACGGCGTGATCCTGCCGCAGATCGAGGGCGTCGAGCATGCGCGGGCGGCCACGGCCTTCGCCAAGTTCCCGCCGCTCGGCGTGCGCGGTTTCGGGGGCGGCAAGACCGTCAACTACATGCCGGCGCCGCGCCACTTCGTCGAGGCGGAGAACCGCCGGACCAAATGCTGGGTGATGATCGAAACCGCGCAGGCGCTGGAGGAGGTCGAGAAGATCGCCGGGCTCGCCGCGGTCGATGGACTCTTCATCGGGCCGAACGATCTTTCGCTGGCGCGCGGACGCGGCGAATATCTCGCCGACGGCAGCGATCACGACGATATCACGCGTATCGCTCGCGCCGCCCAGGCGCATGACAAGCCCTGGGCGATGCCGGTGTTGAGCAAGCTCGATCGCGATCTGGCACGCAGCCTCAACATCGCCTTCATGGCCACCACCGACGACCTCACGGCGCTGCGCGACGGTCTTGCCGTCGGATTGCAGATGGTGGAGGAACCGCGTTGA